CTCTCACCCCGTGCTACTCGATGCCGTCAAGCACGCCCGCTCCGGAGGACGGCGCCTGCATCTGTTCGGCCTGCTCTCCGACGGCGGCGTGCATTCCCATCAGACCCATCTTTACGCGCTCCTGCGCCTGGCGAAACAGAGCGGCGTGGACCGTGTCTTTGTGCACTGCTTCATGGACGGGCGCGACACGCTGCCCACCAGCGGCGCCGGATACGTGCGCCAACTGCAGCAGAAGATGCGCGAGTTCGGCGTAGGTAAGGTGGCTACGGTAAGCGGCCGCTACTACGCCATGGATCGCGACCGGCGCTGGTCGCGCATCGCCCAAGCCTTCGATGCCATGGTCGGGGGAAGGGGCGAAGCCGGGCGCTACATCGACCCCGTGCAGGGCATCCAGGAGTCCTACCAGAACGAAGTGACCGACGAATTCGTCGTACCGTTCGTGCTCACCGACAATCGCGGCGAGCCTCTGGGCCGCATCCGGGAGGAAGACGCCTGCATCTGTTTCAACTTCCGCGCCGACCGTGCGCGGCAGATCACGCGGGCGCTGGCACGCAACAGTGGGCTCACCGCGGAAAACGGCCTCGACCTACCGGACGCCGCCGCTCTCGACGCCGAAATACCGCGCGTCCTCGTCCCAGACAATCTCAAGTACGTTTGCATGACGCAGTACGACAAGAAATTCACGCTGCCCGTAGTAGTGGCCCCGGAATCGCTGGAAAACATCCTGGCCAACGTCATGGGAAGAGAGGGCCTCCACAATCTGCGAGTGGCAGAGACGGAAAAGTACGCCCACGTGACTTACTTCTTTAACGGAGGAGTCGAGCACCTTTTTCCGGGCGAAGAGCGCGAACTGGTGTCTTCGCCCAAAGTCGCTACCTACGACCTGCAGCCGGAGATGAGCGCCGCCGGGATCGCTGAGGAAGTGGTGAAGGCTGTGGAAGGAGGCGCATTCGACCTCGTTATCGTGAACTTCGCCAACGCCGATATGGTGGGGCATTCCGGCCGCATCGAGCCCACCGTGCGCGCGGTAGAAACGGTGGACGCCTGTCTGGGTCGCATCTACCAGGCACTGCGGGAGCGCGGCGGGGCGATGATCGTCACGGCCGACCACGGTAACGCGGAACAGATGATCGATCCCGCAACCGGCGGACCGCACACCGCCCATACCACCAATCCCGTGCCGCTGATCGTGGTGGCCGAGAACAAGAGCCGCTTCCGCCTGCGCAACGATGGCGCGCTACAGGATATCTCTCCCACCGTCCTCGGGATGCTCACGATTGACCAGCCCAAGGAGATGACAGGCAAGGACCTGCGCATCCAGCTGGATAAGAGCTGAGGGAACCTCCGCATGAAGGTCATCATCGCCCTCAGCCATCCCTTCGAACTCTGGAATGCGCCGCCGTGGCTGGCGGAGCGCTTGCGCCGTGATTTTCCCCGCGCGGAGTTCCGTGACCTGGGCGGATATGAGGGGCTGGATCGAGAGATCTCCGACGCCGAGGTGCTGTTTGGCTGGTCGCTACGCCCGCAGCAGTTGCAGGCGGCGCGCAAGCTGCGCTGGGTCCATTCTCCCGCGGCCGCTGTCCACCAGTTGATATTTCCGGAGATGGTGGCGAGCAGCGTGGTCCTCACCAACGCCCGGGAAGTGCACGGGCCGGTGGTCGCCGAGCACGCCATCGCGCTGGTGCTGGCGCTGGCCAAGCGCCTGCCTTCCGCCATGCGCAGCCAGCAGCGGGGCGCCTGGGGCCAGCAGGCGATGTGGGAGGAGCGTCCCCGGCCGCGCGAGGTGCAGGGCGCCACGCTGGGGTTGATCGGACTGGGCAGCATCGGGCGCGAGGTCGCAAAGCGAGCCAAGGCGCTGGGCATGCGCGTGGCCGCCGTGCGCGAGCATCCGGAGAAGGGAAGCGAGGGCGTCGATGTGGTTTACGGTCCGGCCGATCTCAACCGGATGCTGGCGGAAGCTGACTATGTGGTGATTGCGGCGCCCATCACCAACGCCACGCAGTCCATGTTCGATGCGGCGCAGCTGGCGCAGATGAAACCGGACGCTTACCTGATCAACGTCAGCCGCGGACAGTTAGTGGACGAAGGCGCTCTGGCGGATGTTTTGCGCCAGAAGAAGATCGCGGGTGCGGCGCTGGACGTGTTCTCCGTCGAACCCCTGCCGCAGGATTCACCGCTCTGGGGGCTGGACAACCTGCTGATCACGCCGCACACCGCGGCGGTCACGGAAAAACTCTGGGAGCGGCACTACGCGCTCATGCGCGAGAACCTGCGCCGCTACCTGGCGGGAGAAGCGCTTCTCGGCGTGGTGGACAAGAAGAAGGGATACTGATGGCATCTAGTCCTCTGATCACGTCGTCATCGAGTCATCTGAAAACCGCGTGCCGGTAGAATTGTAAGGTCCAGGCGTGGCATCAGGTTTTCGATGACAAGATGACCAGATGACAACATGACGAGATTCCCATGACTGTTCGCCGCATGAAGACGTACACCGGAGAAACCGGATACGTCTACCAGTACTATTTTGTGGGGAAGCGCGTGGCTCTGGAGAGCGAACCGGAGGCTCCGGCCATCGAGTTCATCTTTGACGTCACCGCGGACCGCAAGACCACGTTTGCGGTCAGCGTTTTCCTCAAGCCGGAGGCTCTTCTGGCCTGGGAAAGCGCGCACGGCCGGGCCTTGACCGAGACCGAGCAGTACGCCGCCGGGAAGATGCGTCTGTTTCGCGCTTTCGACCAGGTCGAGCGCCTTCGTGACGAGGGCCGGCGCTTGCGCATCGACGCCTCCGATATCGAGGGCCTTCTCGGCACCCTGGGGCTGGAGTAACCGGTTTTGCGCCGCGCCCGGCTTTATAATCAGTGGAATCGATGCCTCTCCTCTGGCTGCGAGTCGCGCTGGTTTTCTACGGCTTTGGCCTGCTCTACGCCCTGCTGACGCTGACGGGCCGGGGCCGTGCTCTGGCCCGGCTTACCGTTCCTGCCGTGGCCGCGGGCGTGGTATTCCATTTCGTCTCCCTGGCCGAAGCGGCGATGGCCACCGGCCAACTGACGCCGATCTCGCTCTATCACTCGGAATCGCTCCTGGCCTTCCTGGTGATGGTCTTTTTCCTGGTTGTCTATTGGCGATACCAGACCACCGCTCCCGGCATCTTCGTCTTCCCCCTCGCGTTCCTGCTGACGTTCTCGTCTGCTATCGGACAGCAACCGCCGGAGTTCGCATCGCCGCTCATGCGCAGCGGCTGGATCGTTACCCATATCGGCCTGATCTTCACCGGATACGCGGCGCTGTTCCTGAGCTTCGCGGCCAGCCTGCTGTACCTGCTGCAGGAAAGCAGACTGAAGGCCAAGCGGACCCACGGCGTCCTGGCGCGCCTGCCCGCCCTGGAGGTTATCGACGAGATCGGCTACCGCTCCCTGCTGCTCGGTTTTCCCTTCATGACTCTGGGCCTGCTGGCGGGCTCGGTGGTGGCGGCGCAGCAGTTCGGCCCGTCGTACCTGCTGGATCCCAAGGTCCTGCTGTCGCTGGTGATGTGGGCGCTCTACATGGTCCTGCTCTACACGCGCTGGAGCGCCGGCTGGCGCGGGCGGCGGGCGGCGTTCCTGTCTACCGTGGCCTTCGTGGTGGCCGTGGGAGCCTGGGCTGCCAATTACTTCAGCGAGGTGCACCGCTTCACGCCATGAAGTTCCAGCTCATCGGCGTCAACCATCGCAGCGCGCCTGTGGCGGTGCGGGAACGGCTGGCGGTGCCGGAATCGCGCCTGCCGGAGGCCATGCGCCGCCTCTCTGTGCATCCCGGCGTGGATGAAGGCCTGGTGCTCTCGACCTGCAACCGCGTCGAACTCCTTACGCGTTGCACCAACGGGCGCGCCGACCTGCGGAGTTTTCTCGCCGACTTTTTTCAGGTCGACCCCGCTGCCTACGAACCTCACCTCTACGAGTATGAGGACCTGGATGCAGTGCGCCACGTCTTTCGCGTCGCGGCCAGCCTGGACTCCATGGTGGTGGGCGAACCCCAGGTGCTGGGACAGGTGAAAGAGTCCTACGCGCTGGCCCGCGCCGTGGGCTCCGTCCACTCGCATCTCGACGCGCTCATGACCCGCGCCTTCGCCGTGGCCAAACGCGTGCGTACCGAGACCGCCGTGGGCAGTTCCTCGGTGTCCGTGGCCTCGGCCGCGGTTGAGCTGGCCGGGAAGATCTTCGGCAGCCTCGAGGGCAAGCGCGTCTATCTGGTGGGCGCGGGCAAGATGAGCGAACTCGCGGCCCGCCACCTGAAAGCGCAGGGCGCCGACGCCATCTTTGTGGCCAACCGCACCCACGAGCGCGCGCTGGAGATGGCCGAACGCATCGGCGGCCAGGCCATGCTCTTCGAGCAGCTCTACGACACCGCCGACCGCGCTGACATCATCATCACCTCCACCGGCGCGCCCCACCACATCTTCCGCCGCGAGCATGGCGAGTTGTTCCTGGCGCGGCGCAAGAACCGCCCCATGTTCTTCATCGACATCGCGGTGCCCCGCGACGTCGATCCGGAAATGAACAAGCTGGACGGCATCTTCGTCTACGACATTGACGACCTGGGGGCCGTCGTTTCCTCGCACCTCGAAGGACGGCGCCGCGAGGCCGAGCGCGCCGAGAGCATCATCGAGGCCGAGGTGGCGCGGTTCCACGCCCGCCTGGAAACGCTTCAGGTCGTGCCCACCATCGTCTCCCTGCAGGACCACCTGGAAACCATCCGCCAGGCGGAGATCGACCGCGTACGCGGCCGCCTGGGCAAGCTCACCGCCGAGCAGGAAAGCGCTATCGAGACCATGACCCGCGGCATCGTCAACAAGGTGCTGCACACCCCTGTGACTACCTTGAAAAGCGCCGCCGGTCAGCCCGAGGCCACGACGTTGATTGACGTAGTACGGCGGCTGTTCAACCTGCGGGACCAGGGCCCCAAGGCCTGATGGCCCGCCTGCGCATCGGTTCCCGCGGTTCGCAACTCGCCCTCTGGCAGGCCCATCACGTGGCCGGTTTGCTCCGCGGACGGGGGCACGAAGTTGAGATCGAAGTCATCCGCACTACCGGAGACAAGATCACCGATGTCGCCCTCTCCCGCGTCGGCACCAAGGGCATGTTCATCAAGGAGA
The DNA window shown above is from Terriglobales bacterium and carries:
- the ccsA gene encoding cytochrome c biogenesis protein CcsA, with amino-acid sequence MPLLWLRVALVFYGFGLLYALLTLTGRGRALARLTVPAVAAGVVFHFVSLAEAAMATGQLTPISLYHSESLLAFLVMVFFLVVYWRYQTTAPGIFVFPLAFLLTFSSAIGQQPPEFASPLMRSGWIVTHIGLIFTGYAALFLSFAASLLYLLQESRLKAKRTHGVLARLPALEVIDEIGYRSLLLGFPFMTLGLLAGSVVAAQQFGPSYLLDPKVLLSLVMWALYMVLLYTRWSAGWRGRRAAFLSTVAFVVAVGAWAANYFSEVHRFTP
- the gpmI gene encoding 2,3-bisphosphoglycerate-independent phosphoglycerate mutase, encoding MARPKPLILVILDGWGYAPPSKANAISLARKPNYDRLLAEYPNTLIHTSGRYVGLPEGQMGNSEVGHLNIGAGRVVHMDITRIDRMIESGDFFSHPVLLDAVKHARSGGRRLHLFGLLSDGGVHSHQTHLYALLRLAKQSGVDRVFVHCFMDGRDTLPTSGAGYVRQLQQKMREFGVGKVATVSGRYYAMDRDRRWSRIAQAFDAMVGGRGEAGRYIDPVQGIQESYQNEVTDEFVVPFVLTDNRGEPLGRIREEDACICFNFRADRARQITRALARNSGLTAENGLDLPDAAALDAEIPRVLVPDNLKYVCMTQYDKKFTLPVVVAPESLENILANVMGREGLHNLRVAETEKYAHVTYFFNGGVEHLFPGEERELVSSPKVATYDLQPEMSAAGIAEEVVKAVEGGAFDLVIVNFANADMVGHSGRIEPTVRAVETVDACLGRIYQALRERGGAMIVTADHGNAEQMIDPATGGPHTAHTTNPVPLIVVAENKSRFRLRNDGALQDISPTVLGMLTIDQPKEMTGKDLRIQLDKS
- a CDS encoding D-2-hydroxyacid dehydrogenase, producing the protein MKVIIALSHPFELWNAPPWLAERLRRDFPRAEFRDLGGYEGLDREISDAEVLFGWSLRPQQLQAARKLRWVHSPAAAVHQLIFPEMVASSVVLTNAREVHGPVVAEHAIALVLALAKRLPSAMRSQQRGAWGQQAMWEERPRPREVQGATLGLIGLGSIGREVAKRAKALGMRVAAVREHPEKGSEGVDVVYGPADLNRMLAEADYVVIAAPITNATQSMFDAAQLAQMKPDAYLINVSRGQLVDEGALADVLRQKKIAGAALDVFSVEPLPQDSPLWGLDNLLITPHTAAVTEKLWERHYALMRENLRRYLAGEALLGVVDKKKGY
- the hemA gene encoding glutamyl-tRNA reductase yields the protein MKFQLIGVNHRSAPVAVRERLAVPESRLPEAMRRLSVHPGVDEGLVLSTCNRVELLTRCTNGRADLRSFLADFFQVDPAAYEPHLYEYEDLDAVRHVFRVAASLDSMVVGEPQVLGQVKESYALARAVGSVHSHLDALMTRAFAVAKRVRTETAVGSSSVSVASAAVELAGKIFGSLEGKRVYLVGAGKMSELAARHLKAQGADAIFVANRTHERALEMAERIGGQAMLFEQLYDTADRADIIITSTGAPHHIFRREHGELFLARRKNRPMFFIDIAVPRDVDPEMNKLDGIFVYDIDDLGAVVSSHLEGRRREAERAESIIEAEVARFHARLETLQVVPTIVSLQDHLETIRQAEIDRVRGRLGKLTAEQESAIETMTRGIVNKVLHTPVTTLKSAAGQPEATTLIDVVRRLFNLRDQGPKA